One region of Vitis vinifera cultivar Pinot Noir 40024 chromosome 1, ASM3070453v1 genomic DNA includes:
- the LOC104880046 gene encoding uncharacterized protein LOC104880046, with translation MYLQLRGQSSSSRGSSFDDFKKLGPPYFSGATDPTEVEAWILKMEKFFGVIDCSKEQKASYAAFMLDKEADHWWRMTRRLLEDQGPITWRQFREAFYKKYFPDSVRRQKVGEFIRLEQGDMTVAQYEAKFTELSRFSPQLIATEEEKLGVYSEVVDRALIAEKDNEELHQYREQQRKRNRSDGAHGNQEH, from the exons ATGTACCTCCAGTTGAGG GGACAGTCTTCATCTTCTAGGGGTAGCTCTTTTGATGACTTCAAGAAATTGGGTCCTCCTTActtttctggtgctacagatcccaCAGAGGTAGAGGCTTGGATCCTTAAGATGGAAAAATTCTTTGGTGTCATAGATTGCTCTAaggagcaaaaagcctcttatgcagcttttatgttagataaagaggCAGATCATTGGTGGCGTATGACTAGGAGACTTTTGGAGGATCAGGGACCCATAACATGGAGACAATTTAGGGAGGCTTTCTACAAGAAGTATTTCCCTGACAGTGTTAGGCGGCAGAAGGTGGGAGAGTTTATTCGTTTGGAACAGGGGGATATGACTGTGGCTCAGTATGAGGCCAAATTTACAGAGTTATCACGTTTTTCCCCACAGTTGATTGCTACAGAGGAGGAAAAg CTTGGTGTCTATTCAGAGGTTGTTGACAGAGCCCTTATAGCAGAGAAAGATAATGAGGAGCTTCATCAGTATAGAGAACAGCAAAGGAAGCGAAATAGGAgtgatggtgctcatggtaatCAAGAACACTGA